The following are encoded in a window of Thermococcus sp. CX2 genomic DNA:
- a CDS encoding NADH-quinone oxidoreductase subunit B family protein: MSGKPKLRSIWVFHLNTGSCNGCDIEIIDVLTPFYDVERFGIKLVGSPRHAHALLVSGPLTRQAYYGAKETIKAMPPEPRVIVAIGTCTCSGGIFYNGYPVYRRPESGREGSEYPRRGGIAELIADLRDEGEKVGPVIYIPGCPPRPEEIIYGIAQLVGLVEKKLSYQEYSDELVPFKLPEGPLEERIRLTLMERLRHLVGYLDREKILEDFMELVKEAEKSENPREELARLVKDYAAKCGDVRLGFCMALLEREYWRVRDALDAGKEFVYWV, from the coding sequence ATGAGCGGAAAGCCGAAGCTCCGCTCCATATGGGTTTTCCACCTCAACACCGGCTCGTGCAACGGCTGTGACATCGAGATAATCGACGTGCTTACACCGTTCTACGACGTCGAGCGCTTTGGAATCAAGCTAGTTGGCTCACCGAGACATGCCCATGCGCTCCTCGTCTCGGGTCCACTCACGAGGCAGGCCTACTACGGCGCCAAGGAGACCATAAAGGCGATGCCGCCGGAGCCGAGGGTGATAGTCGCCATCGGAACGTGCACCTGCAGCGGAGGAATATTCTACAACGGCTATCCAGTCTACAGAAGGCCCGAGAGCGGCAGGGAGGGAAGCGAGTATCCACGGAGGGGAGGTATAGCAGAGCTCATCGCTGACTTGAGGGACGAGGGCGAGAAGGTCGGCCCGGTCATCTACATCCCCGGCTGCCCACCGAGGCCGGAGGAGATAATCTACGGCATAGCACAGCTCGTGGGACTCGTCGAGAAGAAGCTCAGCTATCAGGAGTACAGCGATGAGCTGGTTCCCTTCAAGCTCCCAGAGGGGCCGCTGGAGGAGCGCATCAGGCTGACCCTTATGGAGAGGCTCAGGCACCTCGTGGGATACCTCGACAGAGAGAAGATCCTCGAGGATTTCATGGAGCTCGTTAAAGAGGCCGAGAAGAGCGAGAACCCCAGAGAGGAGCTGGCCAGGCTCGTCAAGGACTACGCCGCCAAATGCGGGGACGTTAGACTGGGCTTCTGCATGGCGCTCCTCGAAAGAGAGTACTGGAGGGTCAGGGATGCCCTGGATGCTGGTAAAGAGTTCGTATATTGGGTTTAA
- a CDS encoding NADH-quinone oxidoreductase subunit C yields MSEVIKFNEALKKKRVHRGDEKAKVTREYLDEIIEKFGEKIRDVKQAAYNQWIITVEREDLPEIVLYFLDHPEWKETQLSSMVATDERPLNGKFSITYWLSVNGKAGDFYLGVRAYLPEDDPRFTSIAAKHRGANWYEREAMEMLGLTAEGHPDPRRLVLPDDWPSCVYPLRKDFHYSDSPPGEKFYPYKEPKKDEIIVPYGPYHVALEEAAHFRLYVKGETIVDVDYRGFYAHRGIEKISEGRLTYDQVCFIAERICGICGCTHSTAYCQAVENAGGIEVPERAEYIRTIVLEIERLHSHLLNFGIASHLVGYDYGFMKAWKIREHVMWLAERLTGNRKTYGMLLVGGVRRDLLEYRKSLLEDVLKKIKTEFEELVDEAISTSTFVKRLEGVGVLPYKVAKEWDVDGPLGRGSGRDFDVRRDHPYAAYKYLDFKVPVYKEGDVLARALVRIEEVFESIWIIEQALDQMPGGDILAEYKEIPPYSEAIGMTEAPRGENIHYVMTGENNKVYRYRARAATYNNLPAVPDMMRGYTIADAPLIVASIDPCYSCTERVQIVDVESGKVRVLTESQFNKLSIKASRRV; encoded by the coding sequence ATGTCTGAAGTTATCAAGTTTAACGAGGCTCTGAAAAAGAAGCGCGTACACCGGGGAGATGAAAAGGCCAAGGTAACGCGGGAGTACTTAGATGAGATTATCGAGAAGTTCGGGGAGAAGATAAGGGACGTCAAGCAGGCCGCTTACAACCAGTGGATCATAACCGTCGAGAGGGAAGACCTTCCGGAGATAGTCCTCTACTTCCTCGACCACCCGGAGTGGAAGGAGACACAGCTCTCATCAATGGTGGCCACCGACGAAAGGCCCCTAAACGGCAAGTTCAGCATCACCTACTGGCTCAGCGTTAACGGAAAGGCGGGTGACTTCTACCTCGGCGTCAGGGCTTACCTGCCGGAGGACGACCCGAGGTTCACCTCGATAGCGGCCAAGCACAGGGGCGCGAACTGGTACGAGAGGGAAGCCATGGAGATGCTCGGCCTCACCGCCGAAGGCCACCCCGACCCGAGGCGGCTCGTCCTTCCGGACGACTGGCCGTCCTGCGTCTACCCGCTCAGGAAGGACTTCCACTACTCGGACAGCCCGCCAGGGGAGAAGTTCTACCCCTACAAGGAGCCGAAGAAGGACGAGATAATAGTCCCCTACGGACCGTATCATGTAGCCCTTGAGGAGGCGGCACACTTCAGGCTCTACGTGAAGGGAGAGACCATAGTGGACGTTGACTACCGCGGCTTCTACGCCCACAGGGGCATAGAGAAGATATCCGAGGGAAGGCTAACCTACGATCAGGTCTGCTTCATAGCGGAGAGAATATGTGGAATCTGCGGCTGCACACACTCCACAGCCTACTGTCAGGCGGTTGAGAACGCCGGAGGTATAGAGGTTCCCGAGAGAGCCGAGTACATCAGGACGATAGTCCTCGAGATAGAGAGACTCCACAGCCACCTGCTCAACTTTGGAATAGCCTCCCACCTCGTTGGCTACGACTACGGCTTCATGAAAGCCTGGAAGATAAGGGAGCACGTGATGTGGCTCGCAGAAAGGCTGACGGGCAACAGAAAGACCTACGGAATGCTCCTCGTCGGCGGCGTTAGGAGAGACCTTTTGGAGTACAGAAAATCCCTGCTGGAGGACGTTCTCAAGAAGATAAAGACCGAGTTCGAGGAGCTCGTCGATGAGGCAATCTCAACGAGCACCTTCGTAAAGCGCCTTGAAGGCGTTGGAGTTCTGCCCTACAAGGTCGCCAAGGAGTGGGACGTTGATGGACCCCTTGGCAGGGGCTCCGGAAGGGACTTCGACGTGAGAAGGGACCACCCGTACGCGGCCTACAAGTACCTCGACTTCAAGGTTCCAGTCTACAAGGAGGGCGACGTTCTGGCGAGGGCCCTCGTCAGAATAGAGGAAGTTTTCGAGAGCATCTGGATAATAGAGCAGGCCCTCGACCAGATGCCCGGAGGAGACATTCTGGCGGAGTACAAGGAGATACCCCCCTACTCGGAAGCGATAGGCATGACCGAGGCACCGAGGGGCGAGAACATTCACTACGTCATGACCGGCGAGAACAACAAGGTCTACAGGTACAGGGCCAGGGCGGCAACCTACAACAACCTGCCGGCTGTTCCAGACATGATGCGCGGCTACACCATAGCCGACGCCCCGCTTATAGTGGCGAGCATAGACCCCTGCTACTCCTGTACGGAGAGAGTCCAGATAGTCGACGTCGAGAGCGGGAAGGTTAGGGTTCTCACGGAATCCCAGTTCAACAAACTTTCCATAAAGGCCTCAAGGAGGGTCTGA
- a CDS encoding proton-conducting transporter membrane subunit: MEGLFTIAVILYLLSIPAALAFRRSFKTSIGIGHILTALASIALLAFTFASIPDVLSGKTIEFTYDLGVAQIPFQIDGLSLIMCFIFGALGLAASIYSPGYMAIYEKSGRGWMYITIYSVFMLSMILIVTIANMFWFIFLWEVMTFTSYLLTIWESDKEEVRKAGWKYFVTMHIVSTLPLIVAIALLYADVGSIEGLNFESLAALKLSPVFYALFLIGFGSKSGVVPLHFWAPEAYTVAPSNVSALMAGALEKVAVYALIRTTCFIMKPNETFGYAVALLGTVTLTVGTLYALKQTDAKRLLAYHSIGQIGYIWLGMGVGIVFIARGDMYSAFGAIALASSLYHLVNHTFFKGLLFLSTGSIFYRTRSRDLNQLRGLAKLMPFTALFTFIAAMSIAGTPPFNGFMSKWMIYQTTFLSGNGLIVFFGVMALFISAATLASFIKFYTTAFGGEPTEFTKDAEEVPSPMLIAKGFLASLCLLLGLVPSLILPILLSPGAALAGIDVSGLTDTNYWLVTIKAPLMPTGAESYFKPLLFATLFGVILLGMYLLFPVSKKTYRPWTLGEPVAMEHYKFKAINYYEPFEEYIHPLYHTGHVLSEFGSALIGAVANAYVSTATALHKACDSISRGIAGVGKAYERKCPEVYFDEYFLAPLVKIARVSGVLLDEGFMKPNAALTIALVILAVILALMVL, encoded by the coding sequence ATGGAGGGACTCTTTACGATCGCCGTCATCCTGTATCTCCTCTCCATACCTGCGGCGTTAGCCTTCAGAAGGAGCTTCAAGACTTCAATCGGCATCGGTCACATACTCACGGCTCTAGCCTCCATAGCCCTGTTAGCCTTTACCTTCGCGTCAATACCAGATGTCCTCAGCGGGAAGACCATCGAATTCACCTATGACTTAGGAGTGGCCCAGATTCCGTTCCAGATTGATGGGCTCTCGCTGATAATGTGCTTCATCTTCGGCGCCCTCGGACTTGCAGCGTCAATATATTCCCCAGGGTACATGGCAATCTACGAGAAGTCCGGCAGAGGCTGGATGTACATAACCATATATTCAGTGTTTATGCTCTCCATGATACTCATAGTCACAATAGCCAACATGTTCTGGTTCATTTTCCTCTGGGAAGTCATGACGTTTACATCGTACCTCCTGACGATCTGGGAAAGCGACAAAGAGGAGGTCAGAAAAGCCGGCTGGAAGTACTTCGTGACTATGCACATAGTGAGCACGCTACCACTGATAGTCGCCATCGCCCTGCTGTATGCAGACGTTGGCTCAATCGAGGGGCTTAACTTTGAGAGTCTAGCAGCCTTAAAACTAAGCCCAGTATTCTACGCCCTCTTCCTGATAGGCTTTGGAAGCAAATCAGGTGTTGTTCCGCTGCACTTCTGGGCCCCGGAGGCCTATACGGTCGCCCCGAGCAACGTCTCCGCTCTAATGGCTGGAGCACTGGAGAAGGTTGCGGTCTATGCCCTGATAAGGACTACATGCTTTATCATGAAGCCAAACGAGACTTTCGGATATGCAGTTGCCCTGCTTGGAACAGTAACTCTGACAGTTGGAACCCTCTACGCGTTGAAGCAGACCGATGCCAAGAGACTTTTGGCCTATCACAGTATCGGCCAGATAGGCTACATCTGGCTCGGCATGGGCGTTGGGATAGTTTTCATAGCCAGGGGAGATATGTACTCAGCCTTCGGAGCCATAGCCCTAGCATCAAGTCTGTACCACCTCGTTAACCACACGTTCTTCAAGGGACTGCTCTTCCTGTCGACAGGTTCAATATTCTACAGAACCCGCAGCAGGGATCTCAACCAGCTGAGAGGTCTAGCCAAGCTGATGCCCTTTACGGCCCTCTTCACATTCATAGCCGCAATGTCGATAGCTGGAACTCCTCCGTTCAACGGATTCATGAGCAAGTGGATGATATACCAGACAACGTTCCTCTCGGGCAACGGCCTGATAGTGTTCTTTGGGGTGATGGCCCTCTTCATCAGCGCAGCAACGCTGGCTTCATTCATCAAGTTCTACACGACCGCGTTTGGAGGAGAACCGACGGAGTTTACGAAGGACGCTGAGGAAGTCCCATCCCCGATGCTCATCGCCAAGGGCTTCCTGGCTTCACTCTGCCTCCTCCTTGGACTGGTTCCAAGCCTCATCCTGCCGATACTGCTTTCGCCAGGGGCAGCCCTAGCAGGCATAGATGTCTCAGGATTGACGGACACAAACTACTGGCTTGTTACGATTAAAGCTCCGCTCATGCCGACGGGAGCAGAAAGCTACTTCAAACCGCTACTCTTTGCGACACTCTTCGGCGTGATACTCCTCGGCATGTACCTGCTCTTCCCGGTCTCAAAGAAAACCTACAGACCCTGGACCCTCGGTGAGCCCGTGGCGATGGAGCACTACAAGTTCAAGGCGATAAACTACTACGAGCCCTTCGAGGAGTACATCCACCCGCTCTACCACACCGGCCATGTTCTCAGCGAGTTCGGCTCGGCCCTGATCGGCGCAGTCGCCAATGCATACGTCTCAACGGCCACGGCCCTCCACAAGGCCTGCGATTCCATAAGCAGGGGAATAGCAGGGGTCGGCAAGGCATACGAGAGGAAGTGCCCCGAGGTATACTTTGACGAGTACTTCCTTGCCCCCCTGGTCAAAATAGCGAGGGTCTCGGGAGTGCTCCTCGATGAAGGCTTCATGAAGCCCAACGCGGCGCTCACAATAGCCCTGGTAATCCTGGCAGTTATACTCGCACTGATGGTGCTGTGA
- a CDS encoding respiratory chain complex I subunit 1 family protein, with the protein MTLEKIAFAAVSLMIIILLPPLLDGISRKIKATVQERQGPPVFQTYYDLSSLLSMEPILPTERLGFILAPYVAFAASVSAALLLPFGNFVPVAFTGDIFVFLYVLAIFSISMMMAGFLVNNTYSNAGANREMMLILSVEPILGIAIGILALKTHSLSVSGIPLNLSFTPSVVLAFIFLAYAVYTECAFIPFDIAEAETEILEGPLVEYSGKLLGIFKWAMLIKRVALIWLFASFIVLPVMKGFVDITTPYGGAVTLAAQLVLLVIFYAMSAIIESTTARMKVIQAIRQNTVIFLAGIVALVIASLGW; encoded by the coding sequence ATGACGCTCGAAAAAATTGCATTCGCGGCCGTTTCACTGATGATAATCATCCTCCTTCCGCCCCTCCTCGACGGAATAAGCAGAAAGATCAAGGCTACCGTCCAGGAGAGGCAGGGGCCCCCAGTCTTCCAGACCTACTACGACCTCTCAAGCCTGCTCTCAATGGAGCCCATACTCCCAACCGAGAGGCTCGGCTTCATACTGGCGCCCTACGTGGCCTTCGCAGCCTCCGTCTCAGCCGCCCTGCTCCTCCCCTTCGGGAACTTCGTTCCAGTGGCCTTCACAGGGGACATCTTCGTCTTCCTCTACGTGCTGGCGATATTCTCGATCTCGATGATGATGGCGGGCTTCCTCGTGAACAACACCTACTCCAACGCAGGTGCCAACAGGGAGATGATGCTCATCCTCAGCGTGGAGCCGATACTGGGAATAGCGATAGGCATACTCGCGCTCAAGACCCACTCGCTCAGCGTGAGCGGGATTCCACTCAACCTCAGCTTCACACCCTCCGTTGTCCTCGCCTTCATCTTCCTCGCCTACGCCGTCTATACCGAGTGCGCCTTCATACCCTTCGACATAGCCGAGGCTGAGACCGAGATACTCGAGGGTCCACTCGTCGAGTACAGCGGAAAGCTGCTTGGAATCTTCAAGTGGGCCATGCTGATAAAGCGCGTAGCCCTGATATGGCTGTTCGCGAGCTTCATAGTCCTTCCGGTCATGAAGGGGTTCGTCGACATCACGACGCCCTACGGCGGTGCAGTAACGCTCGCGGCACAGCTGGTACTCCTGGTGATCTTCTACGCCATGTCGGCCATCATAGAGTCAACGACGGCCCGTATGAAGGTAATCCAGGCCATCAGGCAGAACACGGTGATATTCCTTGCGGGAATAGTCGCGCTGGTGATAGCTTCCCTGGGATGGTGA
- a CDS encoding 4Fe-4S dicluster domain-containing protein has protein sequence MAVTLKYPFVKLEAPPEYRGIPQIDATLCIGCGACVNACPPDALLRIDDYDRGVREIVLDIGRCIRCARCEEVCPTGAIKLTNLFEAASPDRMDHVEVVRLRLVKCKNCGRYADFTERQVKKALQILPEEIIEEEALEEKVWLCRDCRRKGTVDGTIEASKEVVL, from the coding sequence ATGGCCGTGACGCTGAAGTACCCCTTCGTGAAGCTTGAGGCTCCTCCGGAGTACAGGGGAATTCCACAGATAGACGCGACCCTCTGTATAGGCTGCGGTGCCTGCGTTAACGCCTGTCCGCCAGATGCACTCCTCAGGATAGACGACTACGACAGAGGAGTTAGGGAAATCGTCCTTGATATTGGAAGATGCATCCGCTGTGCACGCTGTGAGGAGGTCTGCCCCACTGGAGCGATCAAGCTCACGAACCTCTTCGAGGCCGCTTCACCCGACAGGATGGACCACGTGGAGGTTGTTAGGCTCAGGCTCGTGAAATGCAAGAACTGCGGCAGGTACGCCGACTTCACTGAGAGGCAGGTGAAGAAGGCCCTCCAGATTCTCCCCGAGGAGATCATCGAGGAGGAGGCTCTGGAAGAGAAGGTCTGGCTCTGCAGGGACTGCAGGAGGAAAGGGACAGTTGATGGAACCATAGAAGCCAGCAAGGAGGTGGTTCTATGA